From a single Nicotiana tomentosiformis chromosome 2, ASM39032v3, whole genome shotgun sequence genomic region:
- the LOC108945492 gene encoding uncharacterized mitochondrial protein AtMg00810-like, producing the protein MKDLGELKFFLGIEFSRSQEGIVMCQRKYALELVSELGLAGAKPTATPLEFNYKITSIEFDKQVSDVRSTVDKELEDKGGYQGLVSHMEATQRVVRYIKTAPGLGLFMLAKVSKSLTAYCDSDWGACVESRRSVTCYAVKFGEAMISWK; encoded by the exons atgaaagatcttggtgaACTTAAATTCTTTCTGGGGATTGAGTTCTCTAGATCTCAGGAAGGAATAGTTATGTGCCAAAGGAAGTATGCTCTAGAACTAGTTTCTGAACTAGGACTAGCAGGTGCAAAGCCAACAGCAACACCCCTGGAGTTCAATTACAAGATCACATCCATTGAGTTTGATAAGCAAGTATCAGATGTTAGATCTACAGTTGATAAGGAACTTGAAGACAAGGGAGGCTATCAGGGACTA GTATCTCACATGGAAGCTACCCAAAGAGTGGTAAGGTATATCAAAACTGCTCCTGGACTTGGACTGTTTATGCTTGCAAAAGTAAGCAAATCTCTGACTGCATACTGTGATTCTGATTGGGGAGCTTGTGTAGAGTCAAGGAGATCAGTGACATGCTATGCAGTGAAATTTGGTGAAGCAATGATATCATGGAAGTAA
- the LOC104098293 gene encoding GATA transcription factor 19 codes for MMHRCSSSCHGSMVGPCSCGLFHSQSNVTTTTSSAFSMLFSHNPSAFDHEYSENMYSFAPSSSSVDCTLSLGTPSTRLTNDISEKRVVQSHERRSSYMSNFCWDILQPKQHTPSPPSSAHKSTRGGSNGSNTNSTDPLVARRCANCDTTSTPLWRNGPRGPKSLCNACGIRFKKEERRASAAAVTANGGGGGGGGGGGGMDTPHMINSTASWVHHSQPPKMPCFSSAAYGNEFRFIEDDDRDSDVTGIPFLPWRLNVADRPSLVHDFTR; via the exons ATGATGCATCGTTGCAGTAGCAGTTGTCATGGAAGTATGGTGGGTCCATGTTCATGTGGTCTGTTTCACAGTCAAAGCAATGTTACAACTACTACTTCTTCTGCTTTCTCGATGCTCTTCTCCCATAACCCTAGTGCTTTTGATCATGAATATTCAGAAAACATGTACTCTTTTGCTCCTTCTTCTTCATCTGTGGATTGCACTCTCTCCTTAGGGACTCCTTCTACTCGGCTTACTAATGACATTAGTGAAAAAAGGGTAGTTCAGTCTCATGAACGTCGCTCTTCCTACATGTCTAACTTCTGCTGGGATATTCTTCAGCCGAAACAACATACTCCGTCGCCACCTTCTTCCGCTCATAAATCCACTCGGGGCGGAAGCAATGGTAGTAACACCAACTCTACTGACCCCCTCGTTGCTCGCCGCTGCGCTAACTGTGATACCACTTCAACTCCGCTTTGGAGAAATGGTCCTAGAGGCCCTAAG TCACTTTGCAATGCATGTGGAATTCGATTCAAGAAGGAAGAGAGAAGAGCAAGTGCAGCAGCAGTCACCGCTAACGGTgggggaggaggaggaggaggaggaggaggaggaatggACACACCACACATGATAAACAGTACTGCTTCATGGGTTCACCATTCACAACCCCCCAAAATGCCTTGTTTCTCTTCAGCTGCCTATGGAAATGAATTCAGGTTTATAGAAGATGATGACCGTGATTCTGATGTAACCGGCATTCCTTTCCTTCCTTGGCGTCTCAATGTTGCTGATAGGCCTAGCCTTGTTCATGACTTCACtagataa
- the LOC138904675 gene encoding uncharacterized protein, with protein MVKDIQTITLIDVIHEVTMVEDRLILILMEVIDLETHLVKGKGGAQNAQANSVTSSSIPTSESQGQGHQTPTSLAHFFTQEQYQQIIHLLNKDKEAEPVANAVTTGITDKKVQNILHIPEFKYNLLSVSKLTKKLQCLAAFYPDFCIFQELSSRKVLEIGKEELDTVEVIKNFIAMASTQFDHKLKCLRTNKGTEVFNDQMQTLLKTHGKSPFEKFFQRSPSLQHLRVFGSLCYATTMKKEDKFCHRATPAGHCVQRRSVPPSSMSSSASPLFPVLEFVEQPIQPSSSSDDSSSADADFPAASSSQNYTDAVETSSPSISVPQDHGQSNLSSPISPYASACEPSAPSIVLRKTSRTTKPPVWLKDYVVPPKKSAYPMSNYVSYDQLSSAYKTSLAAFSAIVEPKFFLEASRDPKWVEAMQAEITALEENNTWSIVPLSPVKVPISCKWVLKVKYKSSGEVERYKARLVAKGYSKQEGLDYTETFSPVAKWLL; from the exons ATGGTGAAGGACATACAAACAATAACTCTAATAGATGTTATACATGAGGTTACAATGGTAGAGGACAGACTAATACTAATTCTAATGGAGGTTATAGACCTAGAAACTCATTTGGTAAAGGG aaaaggagGGGCACAAAATGCTCAGGCTAACAGTGTGACAAGTTCTAGTATTCCAACTTCAGAGTCACAAGGTCAAGGACATCAGACACCAACTTCTCTAGCTCACTTCTTTACTCAGGAACAGTACCAGCAGATTATACATTTGCTGAACAAGGATAAGGAGGCTGAACCTGTTGCCAATGCTGTCACTACAGGGATAACGG aTAAAAAGGTTCAGAACATTCTCCACATTCCAGAGTTTAAATATAATCTCCTCTCAGTGTCCAAACTCACAAAGAAGTTGCAATGTCTAGCAGCATTTTACCCTGATTTCTGTATCTTTCAGGAACTCTCAAGTAGGAAGGTGTTGGAGATTGGTAAGGAAGAGCTGG ATACTGTTGAGGTGATTAAAAACTTTATAGCAATGGCCTCAACACAGTTTGATCACAAACTCAAATGCCTAAGAACAAACAAAGGCACAGAGGTTTTTAATGACCAGATGCAGACCTTGTTGAAGACTCATG GCAAATCTCCCTTTGAGAAGTTTTTCCAAAGAAGTCCTTCATTACAGCATCTGAGAGTATTTGGCAGCCTTTGTTATGCCACTACTATGAAGAAAGAGGATAAGTTTTGCCACAGAGCAACTCCAGCT GGACACTGTGTTCAAAGAAGAAGTGTTCCCCCTTCAAGCATGTCTTCTAGTGCTTCTCCCTTATTTCCTGTATTGGAGTTTGTAGAACAACCTATACAACCATCTTCTTCCTCTGATGATTCTTCTTCTGCTGATGCTGATTTTCCTGCAGCCTCTTCTAGCCAGAACTATACTGATGCAGTTGAGACCTCTTCTCCTTCTATCTCAGTTCCTCAAGATCATGGTCAGTCTAATCTATCCTCACCAATTTCTCCTTATGCCTCAGCCTGTGAACCATCTGCCCCTTCCATAGTACTCAGGAAGACCTCTAGGACCACCAAGCCACCTGTGTGGCTAAAAGATTATGTTGTTCCACCAAAGAAGTCTGCATATCCAATGTCAAACTATGTGTCTTATGATCAGTTGTCCTCTGCTTATAAAACTTCCCTTGCTGCATTCTCAGCTATTGTAGAACCTAAATTCTTCTTAGAAGCCAGTAGGGATCCCAAGTGGGTTGAGGCTATGCAAGCTGAAATCACAGCTCTTGAAGAAAACAATACCTGGTCTATTGTTCCTCTTTCTCCTGTCAAGGTTCCTATAAGTTGCAAGTGGGTGCTTAAAGTCAAATACAAGTCATCTGGTGAAGTGGAGAGATATAAGGCCAGGCTGGTGGCCAAGGGCTACAGTAAACAAGAAGGGTTGGACTACACAGAAACCTTCTCTCCTGTAGCCAAATGGTTACTGTGA